The following coding sequences lie in one Coraliomargarita parva genomic window:
- a CDS encoding FmdB family zinc ribbon protein yields MPIYVYETIPAKAGEKPVQFELQQSMRDEALKTHPETGQPVRRLISGGFGYLDKGKSHSGHDHGHCCGGSCGCH; encoded by the coding sequence ATGCCGATTTACGTTTACGAAACGATTCCCGCCAAGGCCGGCGAAAAGCCGGTTCAATTCGAGCTACAACAGTCCATGCGTGACGAAGCGCTCAAAACACACCCAGAAACAGGGCAACCGGTGCGCCGGCTCATCTCGGGTGGCTTTGGCTACCTTGATAAGGGCAAGTCACACAGTGGACATGACCACGGGCACTGCTGCGGCGGCTCCTGCGGATGCCACTGA
- a CDS encoding type II secretion system F family protein, with protein MATLNSSAASPNASKTRSFLESQKLAKRKAYEKQAKRKKIKLDALTVFTQQLAAMLEAGLPLVGALEALEEQNENPVFQIIIRNVRSEVSAGRSFSDACSDYPNAFPNLFVSMVEAGEASGSLAEILDKTSIYFEETVKLIKKVKGALVYPIAVIALAVILVNVLLIFVIPVFADMFNEFGAQLPKPTQILISTSDFLKSYILFIIVGFVLFVWLLRRFFRTPKGRAIKDSMVLKIPVIGELARKVNLSRFCRTYAILMRSGVPILRTLEIVSAASNNIYVEAACKEISKHISQGGQVSEVVASDPYFPPMVKHMTRAGEQTGNVDGMMVKVSDFYDAEVETLVSALTSLMEPLLICFLGVVIGGIVMAMFLPIFQLSSVVQ; from the coding sequence ATGGCTACTCTTAATTCATCCGCCGCCAGCCCGAATGCTTCGAAAACGCGTAGTTTCCTGGAGTCGCAGAAGCTTGCCAAGAGGAAGGCTTACGAGAAACAGGCAAAGCGTAAAAAGATCAAACTGGATGCGTTGACCGTCTTTACCCAGCAGCTCGCCGCCATGCTGGAAGCGGGTTTGCCGCTCGTCGGGGCGCTGGAGGCGCTCGAGGAACAAAACGAGAACCCGGTCTTCCAGATCATCATTCGGAATGTCCGCAGTGAAGTCTCCGCTGGACGGTCCTTTTCCGATGCCTGCTCCGACTACCCAAACGCCTTTCCAAATCTGTTTGTCTCCATGGTCGAAGCAGGTGAAGCCAGTGGTAGCTTGGCCGAAATTCTGGACAAGACCTCCATTTACTTCGAAGAAACCGTCAAACTGATCAAAAAGGTCAAGGGTGCCTTGGTCTACCCGATTGCGGTGATCGCCCTCGCAGTCATCCTTGTGAATGTCCTGCTCATTTTCGTCATTCCGGTGTTTGCCGATATGTTTAACGAGTTTGGCGCACAATTGCCCAAACCGACCCAGATTCTGATCAGCACCAGTGACTTCCTTAAATCCTATATTCTCTTCATTATTGTAGGTTTTGTCCTCTTCGTCTGGTTGTTGCGGCGCTTTTTCCGAACCCCCAAAGGCCGCGCCATCAAGGATTCCATGGTGTTGAAGATACCGGTCATTGGAGAATTGGCCCGTAAAGTGAATTTGTCCCGTTTTTGCCGTACTTACGCGATCCTCATGCGATCCGGGGTTCCCATCCTTCGGACCCTCGAGATTGTCTCGGCGGCTTCCAACAATATCTACGTCGAGGCCGCCTGTAAGGAAATTTCCAAGCACATCAGCCAGGGCGGGCAAGTTTCTGAAGTCGTCGCTTCAGACCCTTACTTCCCGCCTATGGTGAAGCACATGACCCGTGCCGGTGAGCAAACCGGTAATGTCGACGGAATGATGGTCAAAGTGTCCGACTTCTACGATGCGGAAGTGGAAACGCTGGTGAGCGCCCTCACCTCCCTGATGGAACCCCTGTTGATCTGCTTCCTCGGGGTTGTCATTGGTGGGATTGTGATGGCCATGTTCCTCCCCATCTTCCAACTCTCCAGCGTCGTTCAGTAA
- a CDS encoding saccharopine dehydrogenase family protein — translation MPKVIIIGAGGVGNVVAHKCAQLPEIFEEIILASRTVSKCEAIAKDIEAKQGRHIRTASIDADNVESTTAFLQEEQPDLVINVALPYQDLPLMDACLAAGVDYLDTANYEPPEEAKFEYKWQWAYQDRFKEAGLTALLGSGFDPGVTNVFCAYAQKHLFDEIETIDILDANAGDHGHHFATNFNPEINIREITQNGRYWEQGEWKEIPAMSIHQVYDFPVVGPQDAYLLYHEEMESLCQNIKGLKRIRFWMTFSQKYLTHLRVLENVGMTSIEPIDFNGQKVQPIEFLKAVLPDPASLGPRTKGKTCIGCDIVGVKDGKKKRVFIYNTCDHEECYREVSSQAISYTTGVPAMIGAQMILRGLWKQPGVWNMEQNDPDPFMEELNLRGLPWQVIDLPVE, via the coding sequence ATGCCTAAAGTCATAATTATCGGTGCCGGAGGCGTCGGCAATGTCGTTGCCCACAAGTGCGCCCAGCTGCCTGAAATCTTCGAGGAAATCATCCTTGCGTCACGTACCGTTTCCAAGTGCGAAGCCATCGCCAAAGACATCGAAGCCAAGCAGGGGCGCCACATCCGGACGGCCTCCATTGATGCGGACAATGTGGAGAGCACCACGGCCTTCCTTCAGGAGGAACAGCCGGACTTGGTGATCAATGTGGCGCTGCCCTACCAGGACCTGCCCCTGATGGACGCCTGTCTCGCTGCGGGCGTTGATTATCTGGATACCGCAAATTACGAACCACCGGAAGAAGCCAAATTTGAATACAAATGGCAATGGGCCTACCAGGACCGCTTCAAGGAAGCCGGCCTGACCGCATTGCTTGGCTCCGGCTTCGACCCCGGCGTGACCAATGTATTCTGCGCCTACGCACAGAAGCATTTGTTCGACGAAATCGAAACCATCGATATCCTCGATGCCAATGCCGGTGACCACGGCCATCATTTCGCCACCAATTTCAACCCGGAGATCAACATCCGCGAGATCACCCAAAACGGTCGATACTGGGAACAAGGTGAATGGAAGGAAATCCCGGCCATGAGCATTCATCAGGTCTACGACTTTCCGGTTGTCGGACCACAGGATGCCTACCTGCTCTACCATGAGGAAATGGAGTCGCTTTGCCAGAATATCAAGGGCCTCAAGCGTATCCGGTTCTGGATGACCTTTTCGCAGAAATATCTCACACACCTGCGGGTCCTGGAGAATGTCGGGATGACTTCCATCGAACCGATCGACTTCAACGGCCAGAAGGTTCAGCCGATCGAATTCCTCAAGGCCGTGCTTCCGGACCCCGCGAGCCTGGGGCCACGCACCAAGGGAAAAACCTGTATCGGTTGCGACATTGTGGGCGTGAAAGACGGGAAGAAGAAGCGCGTCTTTATCTACAATACCTGCGACCATGAAGAATGCTATCGTGAGGTCTCCAGCCAGGCGATCAGCTACACAACCGGGGTGCCCGCGATGATCGGCGCCCAAATGATCCTACGTGGACTGTGGAAACAACCCGGCGTGTGGAACATGGAGCAAAACGATCCGGACCCCTTCATGGAAGAGTTGAACCTCCGCGGCCTGCCGTGGCAGGTCATCGACCTGCCGGTCGAATAA
- the rpmH gene encoding 50S ribosomal protein L34, which translates to MKPTYRPSKLKRARKFGYRARKATVGGRKVLAARRAKGRYRLAA; encoded by the coding sequence ATGAAACCAACCTACAGACCTTCCAAATTAAAGCGCGCCCGCAAGTTCGGTTACCGCGCACGTAAAGCAACCGTCGGTGGCCGCAAGGTGCTGGCCGCACGCCGCGCCAAGGGCCGCTATCGTCTCGCTGCCTAA
- a CDS encoding Hpt domain-containing protein, which produces MSIPEIAFDDSLPHMDREQIDMLLMVDDDEDPTSLLRELFGLFEMEGKEKMESLHQVCVDNDQTALRKIVHFVAGSAGNLGLSRLCLFYRAIEHAVDEGRFSTIAHCEMPVLKSFEKACDSFRKEFEI; this is translated from the coding sequence ATGTCGATACCTGAAATTGCCTTTGATGACTCGCTTCCGCACATGGACCGCGAGCAGATCGACATGTTGTTGATGGTCGACGATGACGAGGATCCGACAAGTCTGCTTCGTGAACTCTTCGGACTATTCGAAATGGAAGGGAAGGAGAAGATGGAGAGCTTGCACCAGGTCTGCGTGGACAATGACCAGACGGCCTTGCGCAAGATCGTACATTTCGTGGCAGGCAGTGCCGGCAACCTGGGTTTGTCCCGGCTCTGTCTTTTTTACCGTGCGATTGAGCATGCCGTGGACGAGGGACGCTTTTCGACGATCGCTCATTGCGAAATGCCGGTTTTGAAGTCCTTCGAAAAGGCCTGCGACTCGTTTCGTAAAGAGTTCGAGATTTAA
- a CDS encoding TonB-dependent receptor, whose translation MGERKLLSTYEKALAINLDPLTYGVFAEIGAGQETANWFFRVSASAGTVAKTISAYDMTMSDALYGKAKRYVSQERLHSMLAYEYDLLDKRLSPKRGSDTTFFSFCNTVRARGYKDTGECHGWLGVRFQLRPGQEPCEIVLHLRLLDETNSEQMDALGRVGVNLIYAAFKHRDSLRDFVESLTDSVSSGRVEVDMLRFDGEGFRYVDNRLCALQLVQSGLTDAAMFNKDGEVVQAADALYKRPLLLLRGSFDPVLKLHLDMLNQSKDVFFNTMETEQQSRTIELCEISMNNLLRDGEVDHGDFIDRADALQALGKTVLISSSAEFHRIATYLSRYTAEPIAIILSIGLLNELFKEKWSANLPGGILESFGRLFKNRVQLYVYPWHNTRSKELVTADNFKAPENWQFFYQHLLHNKRVRSVGVGDLSLLAKTGRKILSDIETGEPGWEQWVPEEAHVIVRRQHQSARHAGPGS comes from the coding sequence ATGGGGGAGCGAAAACTACTGAGCACTTACGAAAAGGCGCTGGCCATCAACCTGGACCCATTGACCTACGGTGTTTTTGCCGAGATCGGAGCAGGGCAGGAAACAGCCAACTGGTTTTTTCGCGTATCCGCCAGCGCCGGGACCGTAGCGAAGACGATTTCAGCTTATGACATGACGATGAGCGATGCGCTCTATGGCAAAGCGAAACGCTATGTCTCGCAGGAGCGCCTGCACTCCATGTTGGCCTACGAATATGATTTGCTCGATAAGCGCCTATCGCCCAAGCGCGGGAGCGATACGACCTTTTTTTCATTCTGCAACACGGTCCGCGCCCGTGGATACAAGGACACCGGCGAATGCCACGGCTGGTTGGGGGTTCGTTTCCAACTTCGCCCCGGCCAGGAACCTTGCGAAATCGTCCTGCACCTTCGCCTTTTGGATGAAACCAATTCGGAGCAGATGGACGCTCTGGGGCGCGTTGGTGTTAACCTGATCTATGCGGCTTTCAAGCATCGCGACAGCTTACGTGACTTTGTCGAATCATTGACCGACAGTGTCTCAAGTGGACGAGTTGAAGTGGATATGCTGCGTTTTGACGGCGAGGGCTTCCGTTATGTCGACAACCGCTTGTGCGCGCTGCAACTCGTGCAAAGCGGTTTGACCGATGCCGCCATGTTTAACAAGGACGGCGAAGTGGTTCAGGCGGCGGATGCGCTCTACAAGCGCCCGCTGCTTCTTCTGCGTGGTAGTTTTGACCCCGTGCTGAAATTGCACCTGGATATGCTGAACCAGTCAAAGGATGTCTTCTTCAATACGATGGAGACGGAGCAGCAATCACGTACGATCGAACTCTGCGAGATCAGCATGAATAACTTGTTGCGGGACGGCGAAGTGGATCATGGTGATTTCATCGACCGGGCCGATGCGCTGCAGGCTTTGGGGAAGACCGTACTGATCTCCAGTAGTGCCGAATTTCATCGCATTGCGACCTACCTGAGTCGTTATACGGCAGAGCCGATTGCCATCATTTTGAGCATCGGCCTTCTCAACGAGCTCTTTAAGGAAAAGTGGTCGGCGAATCTTCCCGGCGGCATCCTGGAGTCTTTTGGCCGGCTTTTCAAGAACCGGGTCCAGCTCTACGTCTACCCCTGGCACAATACGCGCAGCAAGGAACTGGTGACCGCTGATAACTTTAAAGCTCCGGAAAACTGGCAGTTCTTCTACCAGCACTTGCTGCATAACAAGCGCGTCCGTTCGGTTGGTGTTGGCGATCTTTCGCTCTTGGCCAAGACCGGGCGGAAGATCTTAAGTGATATCGAAACCGGAGAGCCGGGATGGGAGCAATGGGTGCCTGAAGAGGCGCATGTGATTGTGCGACGCCAGCATCAATCCGCCCGACACGCCGGCCCCGGGAGTTGA
- the yidD gene encoding membrane protein insertion efficiency factor YidD, giving the protein MKPKRTTWIAALAIACVRLYQYLLSPLKYFLFGPSCGCRFQPTCSCYAREAFARHGFFYGLFLACRRILRCHPWHPGGYDPVPDLKSSTKKPSQHPSFTHIDG; this is encoded by the coding sequence ATGAAGCCGAAAAGGACAACATGGATCGCCGCTCTGGCCATAGCATGCGTTCGCCTGTATCAATACCTGCTGTCTCCCCTGAAGTATTTCCTCTTCGGACCTTCCTGCGGGTGCCGCTTTCAGCCTACTTGTTCCTGCTATGCCCGTGAGGCCTTTGCACGGCATGGTTTTTTTTATGGCCTCTTTCTGGCTTGTCGCCGCATTCTTCGCTGCCACCCCTGGCATCCCGGCGGATATGATCCAGTTCCGGACTTGAAAAGTTCGACAAAAAAGCCATCTCAACACCCTTCCTTTACACATATAGATGGATAA
- the rnpA gene encoding ribonuclease P protein component gives MGVARHLRLRRQSDFLKVRSHGQRVHCGPFIFQCLNSPEPVRTEPRMGVIASRRVGNAVKRNRGKRLFREIFRRHRALLPEGSELVIVLRSHFDRHPFEDLENRFVRACGKVRKSEGSDNP, from the coding sequence ATGGGCGTCGCAAGACATCTGCGCCTGCGCCGGCAGTCTGATTTCCTGAAGGTCCGCAGTCATGGGCAACGTGTCCACTGCGGACCTTTTATTTTTCAGTGCCTCAACTCCCCCGAACCGGTGCGGACAGAGCCCCGGATGGGGGTGATTGCCAGTCGCCGGGTGGGGAATGCAGTCAAACGCAACCGCGGGAAACGCCTGTTTCGGGAAATATTCCGACGGCATCGCGCCTTGTTGCCGGAAGGCAGTGAGTTGGTAATTGTTCTGCGCAGCCATTTCGACCGGCATCCGTTTGAGGATTTGGAAAATCGCTTTGTCCGGGCCTGCGGAAAAGTTCGCAAATCGGAAGGAAGTGACAACCCATGA
- a CDS encoding phosphoadenylyl-sulfate reductase: MSQAEIHAKSVQPPAEIETASAVDRVRWACETYGDSLVLSTSFGVQSAVMLHLVTSLIPDVPVIFIDTGYLFPETYRFAEELTERLNLNLRTYHPLKSAAHQEAVFGKLWEEGLEGLERYNRMNKVEPMNRAIKELGASAWLSGLRRNQASSREGRSVVEQQNKTTKIYPIIDWSDRDIYRYLSENNLPYHPLWDQGYVSVGDWHSTSKLGEGMTAEQTRFNGLKRECGLHEVTGGADYQI, from the coding sequence ATGAGTCAGGCAGAGATCCATGCAAAATCCGTACAGCCACCCGCCGAAATAGAGACCGCTTCAGCAGTCGATCGCGTGCGTTGGGCGTGCGAGACCTATGGCGACAGTTTGGTCTTGAGCACCAGCTTTGGAGTCCAAAGTGCGGTGATGTTGCACCTGGTGACCTCCCTGATACCGGACGTCCCCGTGATCTTCATCGATACGGGCTACCTCTTTCCGGAGACCTATCGTTTTGCGGAAGAATTGACCGAACGCCTCAACCTGAACCTGCGGACCTACCATCCGCTAAAGTCGGCGGCACACCAGGAAGCGGTCTTCGGCAAACTCTGGGAAGAGGGGCTGGAAGGCCTGGAACGGTACAACCGTATGAACAAGGTCGAACCGATGAACCGAGCCATCAAAGAGCTCGGGGCAAGCGCATGGTTGTCCGGGCTGCGCCGCAACCAAGCCTCCTCGCGTGAAGGACGGAGTGTGGTCGAGCAACAAAACAAGACAACCAAGATTTACCCGATCATCGACTGGAGTGATCGCGACATCTACCGCTACTTGTCGGAAAACAATCTTCCTTATCACCCGCTTTGGGATCAGGGGTATGTTTCAGTCGGCGACTGGCACAGCACCTCCAAGCTCGGAGAAGGCATGACTGCGGAACAGACCCGTTTCAATGGCTTGAAACGCGAATGTGGCTTGCATGAGGTCACTGGCGGAGCGGACTACCAGATCTAG
- a CDS encoding iron-sulfur cluster assembly protein: MSFNEEFTLGRDTPATIIPAGEEQVLPAGTRAVISQALGGTVTIRTDSGLFRIASKDLDALGAAAQAQLAGEASQPAEQEAGPFNETQVWDAMKQCYDPEIPVNIVDLGLIYDLQLLEPDADGKHAVRVKMTLTAQGCGMGPVIANDAKQRIEALSGVSEAQVDIVWDPPWTPHMISDEGRKKLGLE; the protein is encoded by the coding sequence ATGAGTTTTAATGAAGAATTTACGTTAGGCCGCGACACGCCGGCCACCATTATCCCCGCCGGTGAAGAACAGGTGTTACCGGCCGGCACACGTGCCGTGATTTCCCAGGCCTTGGGGGGCACGGTTACCATTCGTACGGATTCCGGACTGTTTCGTATTGCCAGCAAGGATCTCGATGCGCTGGGGGCGGCCGCTCAAGCTCAATTGGCGGGCGAAGCCAGTCAGCCCGCAGAGCAGGAGGCCGGTCCCTTCAACGAAACACAGGTCTGGGATGCGATGAAACAATGCTATGACCCGGAGATTCCGGTGAATATCGTCGACCTGGGGCTGATCTACGACTTACAGCTCCTGGAGCCTGATGCGGACGGCAAACATGCGGTGCGCGTGAAAATGACGCTGACTGCGCAGGGCTGCGGCATGGGGCCGGTCATCGCGAATGACGCGAAACAACGAATTGAAGCCCTTTCCGGCGTGAGTGAGGCACAGGTCGACATCGTGTGGGATCCGCCCTGGACACCGCATATGATTTCAGACGAGGGGCGCAAGAAGCTCGGTCTGGAGTAG
- a CDS encoding Gfo/Idh/MocA family protein → MITKRRIRWGILAAGDIAHVFAGAFAQCEGSELVAVASRDASRASEFAKKFSLDKAYDSYEAMLEDPDVEAVYIATLHPFHLEWILRAVHAGKHVLCEKPLCMNLREAKAAQKAARENRCILREAFMYRHHPQSQKICDWITSGAIGRVRMIDASFCFNNKGKPDSRHEAKELGGGSILDLGGYVMSFARMVAGRAVGRPFSEPLELKAVGHISPQSHTDMWTSASLRFEGDILASLSAAMHVRKENQAVISGERGRIVVESPWFCSGAVRLQMDEGAEEVWTSSTDRSLYAYEIDAFAAELCGIPVASDEVGMRFDDTLGNMKALDWWRSEISLRYDADAPTDRNV, encoded by the coding sequence ATGATTACCAAGCGTCGTATCCGATGGGGCATTTTGGCCGCCGGAGATATTGCGCATGTTTTCGCCGGCGCCTTTGCGCAATGTGAGGGGAGTGAACTCGTCGCTGTGGCGAGTCGTGACGCGTCCCGGGCCTCAGAATTCGCCAAGAAGTTTAGCCTCGATAAGGCGTATGACAGCTACGAAGCCATGCTCGAGGATCCAGATGTCGAAGCCGTCTACATCGCGACCTTGCATCCTTTCCACCTCGAGTGGATTCTGAGGGCTGTGCATGCGGGCAAGCATGTACTCTGCGAGAAGCCCCTTTGCATGAATCTCCGAGAGGCGAAGGCCGCCCAAAAGGCAGCCCGTGAGAATCGTTGCATACTAAGGGAGGCCTTCATGTACCGTCACCACCCGCAGAGCCAAAAAATCTGCGATTGGATCACCAGCGGCGCAATTGGGCGGGTGCGAATGATAGATGCCAGCTTTTGCTTCAACAACAAGGGCAAGCCGGATTCGCGACATGAAGCCAAGGAACTCGGAGGCGGCTCAATCCTGGATTTGGGCGGTTACGTCATGTCCTTCGCCCGGATGGTGGCCGGGCGGGCAGTGGGGCGGCCCTTCTCCGAACCATTGGAGTTGAAGGCGGTAGGGCACATCAGCCCGCAAAGCCATACGGACATGTGGACCTCTGCCAGCCTCCGCTTTGAGGGTGACATTCTGGCCAGCCTTTCCGCGGCGATGCATGTGCGTAAGGAAAATCAGGCGGTTATCAGCGGCGAACGGGGCCGTATCGTGGTCGAGTCGCCCTGGTTCTGCAGTGGTGCGGTGCGCCTGCAAATGGATGAGGGGGCTGAAGAAGTCTGGACCTCATCGACGGATCGTAGCCTCTACGCGTACGAGATCGATGCATTTGCGGCGGAGTTGTGCGGCATTCCGGTCGCTTCGGACGAGGTGGGGATGCGCTTCGACGACACTCTTGGAAATATGAAGGCTCTCGACTGGTGGCGCAGTGAAATCAGCTTGCGTTACGATGCGGATGCGCCAACAGATCGAAACGTCTAA
- a CDS encoding sodium:calcium symporter — MSSTKKESWNSRLGVILAVAGSAVGLGNFLRFPGQVAEYGGGAFMIAYFISFLLIGLPICWAEWTMGRFGGQWGFNSCPGIMGRISRHPLGKWLGIIGVVVPVIIYMYYVLIESWCLGYSVNFLFGNMDFPTADESLGFLKQFTGMNEHGSGIGFGLKQVGFFLIFSFALNFFLIYRGLSKGIEFFCKYAVPLLVVIALVIVLRVLTLGAPDPAHPENNIKNGLGFMWNPTKTFLVREYTDDSGAIQVERVREFVGPRARNDADDAVAARESLRENALASGTLPEGVSLPEDGSPVDLSALLDVLDAQFPPLSIEKVGLLEQLFHGRLWLAAAGQIFFSLSVGFGVIITYSSYMKRDDDIVLSGLAATSANEFAEVGIGGIMSIPAAYAFLGMSGLAGMTSTFALGFIALPNVFSVMPGGLLFGFLFFFLLFLAAVTSSLSMLQPGIAFLEEALNLSRKQSVSLLGFITAVGTGYVTYFSADTIALDTMDFWVGTVLIYMLATIQIIIFSWVFGVDRGLIEAHRGAAISIPRVFKFIMKYVSPVLLILIFGIFVLQSFFGLAGGEISKYVLLLTGNEDSPPNAVAWGAIAIILAFALLCVLLVATSKRLQASVIED; from the coding sequence ATGTCTTCGACCAAGAAAGAATCCTGGAATTCCCGCCTCGGTGTGATTCTCGCAGTAGCCGGCAGCGCAGTGGGCCTCGGTAATTTCCTCCGCTTTCCCGGACAGGTCGCGGAATATGGGGGCGGCGCCTTCATGATCGCCTATTTCATTTCCTTTCTACTCATCGGTTTGCCAATTTGCTGGGCTGAGTGGACCATGGGGCGCTTCGGGGGACAATGGGGTTTCAACTCATGTCCTGGCATTATGGGGCGTATTTCGCGGCATCCTCTAGGGAAGTGGCTCGGCATCATCGGGGTCGTCGTGCCTGTCATTATCTACATGTACTACGTGCTGATTGAATCCTGGTGTCTCGGGTATTCGGTGAACTTCCTCTTCGGAAACATGGATTTCCCCACGGCGGATGAATCCCTAGGCTTTCTCAAGCAGTTCACCGGCATGAATGAACATGGCTCCGGCATCGGTTTCGGCCTCAAGCAAGTCGGCTTCTTCCTGATTTTCTCCTTCGCCCTGAACTTTTTCCTTATTTACCGGGGGCTGTCCAAAGGTATTGAGTTCTTCTGTAAATACGCGGTTCCGCTACTCGTAGTGATTGCGCTCGTGATCGTCCTTCGGGTTTTGACCCTGGGGGCACCGGATCCGGCACACCCCGAAAACAACATCAAGAACGGCCTCGGTTTCATGTGGAATCCGACTAAGACCTTCCTTGTGCGCGAATACACCGATGATAGCGGGGCCATCCAAGTCGAACGGGTGCGCGAATTTGTCGGTCCCCGTGCCCGCAACGATGCGGACGATGCCGTCGCGGCTCGCGAGAGCCTGCGTGAAAACGCCCTCGCCTCCGGAACCCTGCCGGAAGGCGTATCCCTCCCAGAGGACGGTTCCCCGGTCGACCTTTCCGCACTTCTCGACGTCCTCGACGCGCAGTTTCCGCCCTTGTCAATCGAGAAAGTCGGGCTATTGGAGCAGCTTTTTCACGGTCGTCTCTGGCTGGCTGCAGCCGGGCAGATCTTCTTCTCCCTGTCTGTCGGCTTCGGCGTCATCATCACCTACTCCAGTTACATGAAACGGGATGATGATATCGTGCTCAGCGGCTTGGCGGCAACTAGCGCCAATGAATTTGCCGAAGTCGGCATAGGAGGTATCATGAGTATCCCTGCTGCCTACGCCTTCCTCGGCATGTCCGGTCTGGCCGGCATGACGAGCACCTTTGCTCTCGGCTTCATAGCGCTGCCCAATGTCTTTTCCGTCATGCCCGGCGGGCTGCTATTCGGCTTCCTTTTCTTTTTCCTGCTGTTTCTCGCGGCGGTCACCAGTTCCCTCTCCATGCTGCAGCCCGGCATCGCTTTCCTGGAGGAAGCCTTGAATCTGAGCCGCAAGCAGAGTGTCTCCCTTCTCGGTTTCATTACCGCGGTAGGCACCGGCTACGTCACTTATTTCAGCGCCGATACCATTGCGTTGGATACCATGGACTTCTGGGTGGGCACGGTTCTCATCTACATGTTGGCCACCATTCAAATCATCATCTTCAGTTGGGTATTCGGCGTGGACCGTGGGTTGATTGAAGCACATCGGGGTGCGGCGATCTCAATTCCCCGCGTCTTCAAGTTTATCATGAAGTATGTCTCTCCGGTCCTGTTGATCCTTATTTTCGGAATCTTTGTGCTACAGAGTTTCTTCGGACTTGCCGGCGGCGAGATCTCGAAATACGTCTTGCTCCTGACTGGAAACGAAGATTCGCCGCCCAATGCGGTGGCTTGGGGTGCGATCGCAATCATACTGGCATTCGCTCTACTGTGCGTACTGCTAGTCGCCACATCAAAACGCCTGCAGGCGTCAGTCATTGAAGACTAA
- a CDS encoding LptF/LptG family permease, giving the protein MSLFDRYIFKEWLLGFTLALGVVLGILILQNMYDSLPDLLENGASIRQILFYYSLSLPTYLPTILPITFLVSLLFSLGSLHRNNEIIAMRASGASLFRISRSLWGVGLFLSVLVLYLTAAVVPKAVEQSRVFFDNLSFEADEKDRDEKDVGLVYHLGFDNQKAGRLWFMNRFSERAWLGLGVTVHTRDANNFEVGRISAREAYFDDTLRRWVFIDGRELMIDPETGDPLRTVPFERKEIEEFDEDPSLMLALHKKPKELSLFELRRIIRTLPPEENPVVFSYLVRYYMLLAAPFSCLVVVGIAVPFAVSGVRTNPMIGVSKCMGLFLIFYVLVSMTSILGERQMVPAWLAAWIPNAVMLGMAVVLYRKAR; this is encoded by the coding sequence ATGTCTCTGTTCGATCGATATATCTTCAAGGAGTGGCTATTGGGCTTCACGCTCGCGCTCGGGGTAGTGCTTGGTATCCTGATCCTGCAGAACATGTACGACTCTCTGCCCGACCTGCTTGAGAATGGTGCCAGCATCCGGCAGATCCTGTTTTACTACAGCCTATCCCTGCCGACCTACCTGCCGACGATCCTGCCCATCACCTTTTTGGTATCCTTGCTCTTTTCTCTCGGGAGCCTGCACCGAAACAACGAGATTATCGCGATGCGGGCTTCGGGGGCCAGCCTGTTCCGGATCAGCCGTTCCTTATGGGGCGTCGGGCTTTTCCTGTCTGTGCTCGTCCTTTACCTCACGGCTGCGGTCGTGCCCAAGGCCGTGGAGCAATCGCGTGTCTTCTTTGACAACCTCAGTTTTGAGGCCGACGAGAAGGATCGGGATGAGAAGGATGTCGGCCTGGTCTATCACCTGGGATTCGACAACCAGAAGGCGGGTCGACTCTGGTTCATGAACCGCTTTAGCGAGCGAGCCTGGCTCGGCCTGGGAGTAACGGTTCATACCCGGGATGCCAATAATTTCGAAGTGGGGCGTATCTCTGCCCGTGAAGCGTATTTTGACGACACCTTGCGGCGCTGGGTCTTTATCGATGGCCGGGAATTGATGATCGATCCGGAAACCGGTGACCCACTGCGCACGGTTCCCTTTGAGCGCAAAGAGATCGAGGAATTTGATGAGGATCCGAGCTTGATGCTGGCCTTGCACAAGAAACCAAAGGAGCTCTCGCTCTTCGAGTTACGCCGGATCATCCGTACGCTGCCCCCGGAAGAGAACCCCGTCGTCTTCAGTTACCTCGTACGCTACTACATGCTTCTTGCCGCGCCCTTCAGCTGCTTGGTCGTGGTCGGGATTGCCGTGCCGTTTGCCGTATCCGGCGTTCGCACGAACCCGATGATTGGCGTCTCCAAGTGCATGGGCCTGTTCCTGATTTTTTACGTACTGGTCAGCATGACCTCCATACTCGGGGAGCGACAAATGGTGCCTGCCTGGCTTGCCGCATGGATTCCGAATGCGGTCATGCTGGGAATGGCCGTGGTTCTGTACCGCAAGGCCCGCTAG